A genome region from Panthera leo isolate Ple1 chromosome A2, P.leo_Ple1_pat1.1, whole genome shotgun sequence includes the following:
- the LOC122213919 gene encoding olfactory receptor 7G2-like, which produces MEPENQTGVTEFLLLGLSENPEWQPLLFGLFLTMYLTTVLGNLLIILTISSDSHLHTPMYFFLSHLAFTDICFSTTTIPKMLVNIQRQSKSISYTGCLSQVCFVLFFAGLENFLLAAMAYDRYVAICHPLRYTVIMNPHLCALLILLSLSISIADALLHSLMVLRLSFCADLGIAHFFCELAQVIKLACSDTLINNIVVYLVTSVLGGIPFLGIIFSYTQIVSSILRMPSAGGKHKAFSTCGSHLSVVSLFYGTAFGVYISSAVTHSSKDTAVASVMYTVVPQMLNPFIYSLRNKDMKGALRKLI; this is translated from the coding sequence ATGGAACCAGAAAACCAAACAGGTGTAACAGAATTCCTCCTCCTGGGTCTCTCAGAAAATCCAGAATGGCAGCCTCTTCTCTTTGGGCTATTCCTGACCATGTATCTGACCACTGTGCTTGGGAACCTACTCATCATCCTGACTATCAGCTCTGACTCCCATCTCCATacacccatgtacttcttcctctcccacctggcCTTCACTGACATCTGTTTCagcaccaccaccatccccaagATGCTTGTGAACATCCAAAGACAGAGCAAATCTATCAGTTACACAGGCTGCCTCAGCCAGGTCTGCTTCGTCCTGTTTTTTGCAGGCTTGGAAAACTTTCTCCTTGCAGCAATGGCTTATGACCGGTATGTGGCCATCTGCCATCCACTGAGGTACACAGTCATCATGAACCCCCACCTCTGTGCCCTGCTGATTCTACTCTCCCTGAGCATCAGCATTGCAGATGCCCTACTCCACAGTCTGATGGTGCTGCGACTCTCCTTCTGCGCAGACCTGGGAATTGCTCATTTCTTCTGTGAACTTGCTCAGGTCATCAAGCTCGCCTGTTCTGATACCCTCATCAATAACATCGTGGTGTATTTAGTGACTAGCGTTTTGGGTGGTATTCCTTTCCTTGGGATTATTTTCTCTTATACTCAAATTGTCTCTTCCATTCTGAGAATGCCATCAGCTGGGGGGAAACATAAAGCCTTTTCCACCTGTGGGTCTCATCTCTCCGTGGTTTCCTTGTTCTATGGGACAGCTTTTGGGGTGTACATTAGTTCCGCAGTTACTCATTCTTCCAAGGATACTGCAGTAGCCTCCGTGATGTATACCGTGGTCCCTCAAATGTTGAACCCTTTTATCTATAGCCTGAGGAACAAGGACATGAAGGGAGCCTTGAGGAAACTGATCTGA
- the LOC122213917 gene encoding olfactory receptor 7G2-like — MIPRNKTGVSEFLLLGLTEDPELQPLVFSLFLSMYLVTILGNLLIILAISSDSHLHTPMYFFLSILSFTDICLSTATIPKMLVNIQAQNQSITYAGCLTQICFVLVFVGLENFLLAAMAYDRYVAICHPLRYTVIMNLRLCGLLMVLSLFISSANALLHSLMVLRFSFCKDLNIPQFFCELGQVVKLACSDTLINNILVYFMASLLGGVPFSGIIFSYTQIFSSVLRMPSAGRKYKAFSTCGSHLSVVFLFYGTSIGVYINSAVTDSSRKTNMASVMYIVIPQMMNPFIYSLRNSDMQGVLKKLVSRIPSLL; from the coding sequence ATGATACCCAGAAACAAAACAGGAGTTTCCGAATTCCTTCTCTTGGGATTGACAGAGGATCCAGAACTGCAGCCCCTAGTCTTTAGTCTGTTCCTGTCCATGTACCTGGTCACCATCCTGGGAAACCTGCTCATCATCCTGGCCATCAGCTCAGACTCCCACCTCCAcacgcccatgtacttcttcctctccatcctgTCCTTTACTGACATCTGTTTAAGTACAGCCACGATCCCAAAGATGCTGGTGAACATCCAGGCACAGAATCAGAGCATCACTTATGCAGGCTGCCTCACACAGATCTGCTTTGTCTTGGTTTTTGTTGgtttggaaaattttcttcttgcagcaatggcctatgaccgctatgtagCCATCTGCCATCCCCTGAGGTACACCGTTATCATGAACCTCCGACTCTGTGGTCTGCTGATGGTGCTCTCACTGTTCATTAGTAGTGCCAATGCCCTGCTCCATAGTCTGATGGTGCTACGGTTTTCCTTCTGCAAGGACTTGAACATCCCACAATTCTTCTGTGAGCTTGGTCAGGTGGTCAAGCTTGCTTGTTCTGACACCCTCATCAATAATATCCTAGTATATTTTATGGCTAGTTTACTTGGGGGTGTTCCTTTCTCTGGAATCATTTTCTCTTATACTcaaattttctcctctgttttgaGAATGCCATCAGCGGGCAGGAAGTATAAAGCTTTTTCCACCTGTGGGTCTCACCTGTCAGTTGTGTTCTTGTTCTATGGGACAAGTATTGGAGTGTACATTAATTCTGCAGTTACTGACTCTTCCAGGAAGACTAACATGGCTTCAGTGATGTACATTGTCATTCCTCAAATGATGAACCCCTTTATCTACAGTCTGAGGAACAGTGACATGCAGGGTGTCTTGAAGAAACTTGTCAGTAGGATACCTTCTCTTCTGTGA
- the LOC122206953 gene encoding olfactory receptor 7G1-like has protein sequence STFSIRFIDNVGPSNKTAVPEFLLMQVTEDPELKPFLFILFLSIYLVTILGNLLIVLAVSSDSHLHTPMYFFLSNLSFTDICLSTTTIPKMLVNIQAQNQSITYAGCLTQIYFVLAFGGLESFLLAAMAYDRYVAICHPLRYTVIMNSRFCGLLILVSLCISTVDALMHSLMVLQLTFCTDVKIPLFFCEVVQVIKLACSDTLINNILIYFATSLFGGIPVCGIIFSYTQIVSSVLRMPSVGRKYKAFSTCGSHLSVVSLFYGTGLGVYISSAFTNSSINTAVLSVMYTVVPQMMNPFIYSLRNRDMKGALRKLISRTPSPL, from the coding sequence TCCACCTTCTCCATCAGATTCATTGACAACGTGGGACCCAGCAACAAAACAGCAGTTCCCGAATTCCTTCTTATGCAAGTGACAGAGGATCCAGAACTGAagccctttctctttattctgtttctgtCCATATACCTGGTCACCATCCTGGGAAACCTGCTCATCGTCCTGGCCGTCAGCTCGgactcccacctccacacccccatgtacttcttcctctccaacctGTCCTTTACTGACATCTGTTTAAGCACAACCACGATCCCAAAGATGCTGGTGAATATCCAGGCACAGAATCAGAGCATCACTTATGCAGGCTGCCTCACCCAGATCTACTTTGTCCTGGCTTTTGGTGGTTTGGAAAGTTTTCTTCTTGCGGCAATGGCCTATGATCGCTATGTGGCCATTTGTCACCCACTGAGGTACACAGTCATCATGAACTCCCGCTTCTGTGGCCTGCTGATTCTAGTCTCCTTGTGCATTAGCACTGTGGATGCCCTGATGCACAGTCTGATGGTGTTGCAGCTGACCTTCTGCACAGACGTCAAaatccctctcttcttctgtgaaGTTGTTCAGGTCATCAAGCTCGCCTGTTCTGACACCCTCATCAATAACATCCTGATATATTTTGCAACTAGCCTATTCGGTGGTATCCCTGTGTGTGGAATCATTTTCTCTTACACTCAGATAGTGTCCTCTGTTTTGAGGATGCCATCCGTGGGCAGAAAGTATAAAGCGTTTTCTACGTGTGGGTCTCACTTGTCAGTTGTGTCTTTGTTCTATGGGACAGGTTTGGGGGTGTACATTAGTTCTGCTTTTACTAACTCTTCCATAAACACTGCAGTGCTTTCAGTGATGTATACTGTTGTCCCTCAAATGATGAACCCtttcatctacagcctgaggaacaggGATATGAAGGGAGCCTTGAGAAAACTCATAAGTAGGACACCTTCTCCTCTGTGA
- the LOC122213914 gene encoding olfactory receptor 7G1-like, giving the protein MGPSNKTAVPEFLLMQVTEDPELKPFLFILFLSIYLVTILGNLLIILAVSSDSHLHTPMYFFLSNLSFTDICLSTTMIPKMLVNIQAQNQSITYAGCLTQIYFVLVFASLESFLLAAMACDRYVAICHPLRYTVIMNSRFCGLLILVSLCINTVDALMHSLMVLQLTFCTDVKIPLFFCEVVQVIKLACSDTLVNNILIYFAASLFGGIPVCGIIFSYTQIVSSVLRMPSVGRKYKAFSTCGSHLSVVSLFYGTGLGVYISSAFTNSSRNTAVLSMMYTVVPQMMNPFIYSLRNRDMKGALGKLMGKIPLFFQECVV; this is encoded by the coding sequence ATGGGACCCAGCAACAAAACAGCAGTTCCCGAATTCCTTCTTATGCAAGTGACAGAGGATCCAGAACTGAagccctttctctttattctgtttctgtCCATATACCTGGTCACCATCCTAGGAAACCTGCTCATCATCCTGGCTGTCAGTTCGgactcccacctccacacccccatgtacttcttcctctccaacctGTCCTTTACTGACATCTGTTTAAGCACAACCATGATCCCAAAGATGCTGGTGAACATACAGGCACAGAATCAGAGCATCACTTATGCAGGCTGCCTCACCCAGATCTACTTTGTTCTAGTTTTTGCTAGTTTGGAAAGTTTTCTTCTTGCAGCAATGGCCTGTGATCGCTATGTGGCCATTTGTCACCCACTGAGGTACACAGTCATCATGAACTCCCGCTTCTGTGGCCTGCTGATTCTAGTCTCCTTGTGCATTAACACTGTGGATGCCCTGATGCACAGTCTGATGGTGTTGCAGCTGACCTTCTGCACAGACGTCAAaatccctctcttcttctgtgaaGTTGTTCAGGTCATCAAGCTCGCCTGTTCTGACACCCTCGTCAATAACATCCTGATATATTTTGCAGCTAGCCTATTCGGTGGTATCCCTGTGTGTGGAATCATTTTCTCTTACACTCAAATAGTGTCCTCTGTTTTGAGGATGCCATCCGTGGGCAGAAAGTATAAAGCGTTTTCTACATGTGGGTCTCACCTGTCAGTTGTGTCTTTGTTCTATGGGACAGGTTTGGGGGTGTACATTAGTTCTGCTTTTACTAACTCTTCCAGAAACACTGCAGTGCTTTCAATGATGTACACTGTTGTCCCTCAAATGATGAACCCtttcatctacagcctgaggaacaggGATATGAAGGGAGCCTTGGGAAAACTCATGGGTAAGATACCATTGTTTTTtcaggagtgtgttgtttaa
- the LOC122213909 gene encoding olfactory receptor 7G1-like has translation MESRNDTHVSDFLLMKVTEDPELQSLLFSLFLSMYLVTILGNLLIILAVSSDSHLHTPMYFFLSNLSFTDICLSTTTIPKMLVNIQAQSQSITYAGCLTQICFILVFASLESSLLAVMAYDRYVAVCHPLRYTVIMKPCLCSLLILLPLFIIIVDALVHSLMVLQLTFCTDVEIPLFFCEVVQVIKLACSDTLINNILIYFATSVFGGIPLCGIIFSYTQIVSSVLRMPSLGRKYKAFSTCGSHLSVVSLFYGTGLGVYISSAFTNSSRNTAVLSMMYTVVPQMMNPFIYSLRNRDMKGALRKLISRTSLL, from the coding sequence ATGGAATCTAGAAATGACACACATGTTTCAGATTTCCTTCTCATGAAAGTGACAGAGGATCCAGAACTGCAGTCCCTCCTATTCAGCCTGTTCCTGTCCATGTACCTGGTCACCATCCTGGGAAACCTGCTCATCATCCTGGCTGTCAGTTCGgactcccacctccacacccccatgtacttcttcctctccaacctGTCCTTTACTGACATCTGCTTAAGCACAACCACGATCCCAAAGATGCTGGTGAACATCCAGGCCCAGAGTCAGAGCATCACTTATGCAGGCTGCCTCACCCAGATCTGCTTTATCTTGGTTTTTGCAAGTTTAGAAAGTAGTCTCCTTGCAGtaatggcctatgaccgctatgtggccgTTTGTCATCCACTAAGGTACACAGTCATCATGAAGCCCTGCCTCTGTAGTCTGCTGATTCTACTCCCCCTGTTCATTATCATCGTGGATGCCCTGGTGCACAGTCTGATGGTGTTGCAGCTGACCTTCTGCACAGACGTCGAaatccctctcttcttctgtgagGTTGTTCAGGTCATCAAGCTCGCCTGTTCTGACACCCTCATCAATAACATCCTGATATATTTTGCAACTAGTGTATTTGGTGGTATTCCTTTATGTGGAATCATTTTCTCTTACACTCAGATAGTGTCCTCTGTTTTGAGGATGCCATCCCTGGGCAGAAAGTATAAAGCGTTTTCTACATGTGGGTCTCACCTGTCAGTTGTGTCTTTGTTCTATGGGACAGGTTTGGGGGTGTACATTAGTTCTGCTTTTACTAACTCTTCCAGAAACACTGCAGTGCTTTCAATGATGTACACTGTTGTCCCTCAAATGATGAACCCtttcatctacagcctgaggaacaggGACATGAAGGGAGCCTTGAGGAAACTGATAAGTAGAACTTCTCTTCTGTGA